A stretch of DNA from Streptomyces sp. NBC_01197:
GTTCCAGGAGAGCGCGGCCAGCCCGGAGGCGAATGCGAAGAGCGTGATGGCGGTGAGATAGGTGCGTTTGGCGCCGAAGCGGCGCATGGCCCAGGCGGCGAGCGGGATGACGGCGGTGAGGGCCAGCGTGTAGCCGGTCGACACCCACTGGACGGTGCTGACCGGGGCGCCGAACGCCACGGCGAGCGGGTGCAGGGCGACGTTGACGATGGTCACGTCGAGCACGGCCATGACCGAGCCGACGATGACGACGGCGAGGATGCCCGTCAGCCCGTGAGCCGCCCCGGCGGCGGGCACCTGCGCGTCGGCCACCTCTGCGTCAGGTACCCCCACGCCGGGCGTGGCTGGGCCTGGCATGTCTGCGGTAGGCACGGCAGGCCCGGTCAGCTGCCGTACGGGTGGTCGGTACGGGCGGCGCGCAGCGCGCGGCCCCACCAGACCAGCTGGTCGACCATGCCCTTGGCGGCGCCCGTGCAGACCGCCTCGTCGAGCGGCTTGCCGTCCGCGCCGAGCCCGGACCACGGCCCGTGCAGGCTCACGGAGTCCCGCACGGTCATCGCGTGCAGCTCGGCGAAGACCTGCCGCAGCTGCTCGACCGCGCGCAGCCCGCCGCCGAGACCGCCGTACGAGACGAAGCCGACCGGCTTGGCCTGCCACTGGGTGGCGTGCCAGTCGATGAGGTTCTTGAGCGAGGCCGGGAAGCTGTGGTTGTACTCGGGCGTGACGACGACGAACGCGTCCGCCCCGGCCAGCCTCGGGCTGACACCGGCCAGCGCAGCCTGGGTTTCCGCGGTTGCGGCGGGCAGGCCGTCCCAGCCGGGCATGTGCACCGGGAGTTCCAGCTCCGCGATATCGATGACGTCCAGCTCGATGTCCGTACGGTTGCTGACGGCGCCGGTGAACCAGTCGGTGACCGTCGGCCCCAGCCGGCCGCCCCGGACGCTCCCGACGATGACGGCGACCCGGAGGGCGGAGTCCCGGCGGGTGGCGCCGCCGGCCTCGCCGCCGCTCCCGGGACCGCCGGCCTCGCCGGCGGTCCCGGGAGCGGCCTCGGCAGCGGTCCCGGCCCTGGAAGCGTGCGCAGTCTCGATATCGGTCTCGGGCATGGGAGTCCCCTTGGTTCGTCGGGTGGTTCTCGTGGCGGGCCGCGGTGTGCGGCCACATCCAGTAAGCTACAACGTGCGTTGTAGGAAGTGCAACGGGCGTTGTAGATATGGTGATGTCCATGACGGAGGAGCGCCGATGACCAGCACGGGTGCCGAAAAGAAGGCGGCGGCCGCGCCGCGCCGCGCCAGGACGAACAAGGCGGCGTCGATCTCGCACGCCGCCTGCGAGGTGTTCGGGCGGGACGGCTACTCGCGCGCGAGCATCGACACGATCGCCGCCGAGGCCGGCGCCTCCACCCGCACTCTGTACAACCACTTCCCGGGCGGGAAGGAGGAGCTCTTCCGTACGGTGGTGCAGTGGAGCTCGGGACAGGTGCGGGACGCTCAACTGGCCCTGCTGAAACGGTATCTGGACATGGACCGGCTGCCGCGCCCGGCGGATCTGGAGCGGGACCTGCTGGCCCTCGCCCGTGCGTGGGTCGGCCTGATGGCGGAGTTCCGTAACCACTTCTCGCTGGTGCGGCACATCTACGCGGAGGCCGGGCATGTCCCAGCCGAGGTCCTGGATGCCTGGCAGGAGGCGGGACCACGCGCGGTGGGGCGGCAGTTCGCCGTCGCGATGGCCGCGCTGGACGCGGCGGAGCTGGTCGACGTACGCGGCGACCCGGCCCAGGCCGCCGCGCACTTCATGACGCTGACGTCGACCGACGTCGTGCACCGCTCGTACTGGGGTGTCAGTCCGCTGCCTCCGGAG
This window harbors:
- a CDS encoding NADPH-dependent FMN reductase gives rise to the protein MPETDIETAHASRAGTAAEAAPGTAGEAGGPGSGGEAGGATRRDSALRVAVIVGSVRGGRLGPTVTDWFTGAVSNRTDIELDVIDIAELELPVHMPGWDGLPAATAETQAALAGVSPRLAGADAFVVVTPEYNHSFPASLKNLIDWHATQWQAKPVGFVSYGGLGGGLRAVEQLRQVFAELHAMTVRDSVSLHGPWSGLGADGKPLDEAVCTGAAKGMVDQLVWWGRALRAARTDHPYGS
- a CDS encoding TetR/AcrR family transcriptional regulator, whose protein sequence is MTSTGAEKKAAAAPRRARTNKAASISHAACEVFGRDGYSRASIDTIAAEAGASTRTLYNHFPGGKEELFRTVVQWSSGQVRDAQLALLKRYLDMDRLPRPADLERDLLALARAWVGLMAEFRNHFSLVRHIYAEAGHVPAEVLDAWQEAGPRAVGRQFAVAMAALDAAELVDVRGDPAQAAAHFMTLTSTDVVHRSYWGVSPLPPEETDRITAVGVQVFLRAYGR